Sequence from the Fictibacillus arsenicus genome:
GTACTGAGGAGTATTGACATGTCGGACAACCCGCCCCTTTCCGTATGGGATACACATTGGTGTTCCGAATACCGGATCCGGAATCACGGTACTGGACATCTGAAAGACATCTTCAACTAACTGTTCCGTCATGATTTCTTCTGGTGCACCTTGTGCATAAACTGACTTATCTTGAATCGCTATAATATGGTGTGCATACCGGCAAGCTAAGTTCAGATCATGTAGTACCATCACTATTGTGCGCTTTTCCTTTTCGTTTAACTCGAATAAAAGGTCCAGGATTTCTACTTGGTGTGTCATATCCAAATAGGTAGTTGGCTCATCCAGCAGAATTGTGTCAGTGCCTTGTGCGAGTGTCATAGCAATCCAAGCACGCTGGCGCTGACCGCCAGAAAGAGAGTCAACAGGTGTTTCCATAAAAGGAAGCAGGTTTGTTGCTTTTAAAGCATTCATTACCGCTTTTTCATCTTCTGGAGACCATTGGTGAAGCCAAGACTGATAAGGAAAACGACCTTGTTTCACGAGCTGCAGAACGGTTAATCCTTCAGGTGCTACAGGACCTTGCGGAAGGATGGCAAGCTCTTTGGCTACTTGTTTTGTGGAGCGTTTTGCAATGTCTTTTCCGTTTAACAGAACGCTTCCTGATTTCGGATTTAAAAGACGTGCCATAGATCGTAACAGGGTGGATTTACCGCATCCGTTGCTTCCGATAAAGACGGTGATTTTACCCTTTGGAATCTGCAGGTTCAATTCATCAATGATCGGTTCTTTTCCATAAGCTAACGTAAGGTTTGAGGTTGTTAAAACAGCCATCTGTCATCCACTCCTGTTATTGGTTTTTAAATAATAGATAAATGAAGTACGGTGCACCGATTGCAGCTGTGAAAACACCAGCCGGCACCTCTAATGGTGAGAAAAGAGTTCTGCCAGCTAAGTCTGCTAGCACAACCATGATACCGCCGATTAATGCTGAAGCAGGAAACAATCCGCCGAATGATGATCCGGTGATTCTCCTGGCGATATGCGGTCCGATCAATCCGACAAATCCCATTGCTCCTGCAAAGGCGATAGCAGATCCTGCTAAAGCTGTACATACCATTAAAAGCATGAAGCGTTCACGGTGAACCAAAATTCCTGCACCAGTTGTAAGGTCATCGCCAAAACCTTGAATGTTCAATCGCCTTACAAGAAGTATGAGAATCGGCAGCATTCCTAAAAACCAAGGAAGCATCGCTTTTACTTCTTTCCAAGAGGTGCCGTACACCGTTCCGGTCAGCCAGACAGTAGCCTGGCTTGCCCGGTAGATCGGTCCCATCAGCATCATTAATGTTGTTAATGCCTGAAAG
This genomic interval carries:
- a CDS encoding ABC transporter ATP-binding protein, which produces MAVLTTSNLTLAYGKEPIIDELNLQIPKGKITVFIGSNGCGKSTLLRSMARLLNPKSGSVLLNGKDIAKRSTKQVAKELAILPQGPVAPEGLTVLQLVKQGRFPYQSWLHQWSPEDEKAVMNALKATNLLPFMETPVDSLSGGQRQRAWIAMTLAQGTDTILLDEPTTYLDMTHQVEILDLLFELNEKEKRTIVMVLHDLNLACRYAHHIIAIQDKSVYAQGAPEEIMTEQLVEDVFQMSSTVIPDPVFGTPMCIPYGKGRVVRHVNTPQYA